A window of Microbispora sp. ZYX-F-249 contains these coding sequences:
- a CDS encoding alcohol dehydrogenase catalytic domain-containing protein, protein MAHEVRGVVAKGKGQPVSLETIVVPDPGPGEALVAVQACGVCHTDLHYREGGINDDFPFLLGHEAAGVVEAVGEGVTDVAPGDFVILNWRAVCGACRACLRGRPQYCFATHNATQKMTLADGTPLSPALGIGAFADKTLVAAGQCTKVDPSASAVAVGLLGCGIMAGLGAAINTGGVTRGDSVAVIGCGGVGDAAVAGAHLAGATTIIAVDVDDT, encoded by the coding sequence ATGGCGCACGAAGTCCGCGGGGTCGTCGCGAAGGGCAAGGGACAGCCGGTCAGCCTGGAGACCATCGTCGTCCCCGACCCGGGCCCGGGTGAGGCGCTCGTGGCCGTGCAGGCCTGCGGGGTGTGCCACACCGACCTGCACTACCGCGAGGGCGGCATCAACGACGACTTCCCGTTCCTCCTCGGGCACGAGGCGGCCGGCGTGGTCGAGGCGGTCGGCGAGGGCGTGACGGACGTCGCCCCCGGCGACTTCGTCATCCTCAACTGGCGCGCGGTCTGCGGCGCCTGCCGGGCCTGCCTGCGCGGACGCCCGCAGTACTGCTTCGCCACCCACAACGCCACCCAGAAGATGACGCTGGCCGACGGCACCCCGCTGTCCCCGGCGCTCGGGATCGGCGCGTTCGCCGACAAGACGCTCGTCGCGGCCGGCCAGTGCACCAAGGTGGACCCGAGCGCTTCCGCGGTCGCGGTGGGCCTGCTCGGCTGCGGGATCATGGCGGGGCTCGGCGCGGCCATCAACACCGGCGGGGTGACCCGCGGGGACTCGGTCGCCGTCATCGGCTGCGGCGGCGTGGGCGACGCGGCCGTCGCGGGCGCGCATCTGGCCGGCGCCACCACGATCATCGCGGTCGACGTGGACGACAC